The genomic region GCAAGCATTTTTTTTCATTTTTCATAATTTTTTTATGCGAGGGGGTTCCAGCAGCGTACGAGATGCCCTTCGCCCATGGTCCGAAGGGGGGGAGCCGTCAGGCATTCTTCGGAAGCGCAGGGACAGCGTGGGCGGAAGGCGCAGCCTTCCGGCAGTTCCGAAGGCAGGGGAACCATGCCGGGAATGGATGGCAGGCGACGGCTGTCGTGGTTGCCCAGAAGCGGCGCGCATGACATGAGACCTTCGGAGTAGGGGTGGAGGGGGCGCTCGAAGAAGGCGGCGACCGGGGCCTGCTCCACCAGTTCTCCGGCGTACATCACGGCCACATCGTCTGCGGCTTCCGCCACCACGCCGAGATCATGGGTGATGAGCAGCACGCCCATGTCGCGTTCCCGGGCAAGGCGGCCGAGAAGCCGCAATATCTGCCCCTGTATGGTGATGTCCAGCGCGGTGGTGGGTTCGTCCGCAAGAAGCAGCCGCGGGGAACAGGCAAGA from Mailhella massiliensis harbors:
- a CDS encoding oligopeptide/dipeptide ABC transporter ATP-binding protein; its protein translation is MGVLLITHDLGVVAEAADDVAVMYAGELVEQAPVAAFFERPLHPYSEGLMSCAPLLGNHDSRRLPSIPGMVPLPSELPEGCAFRPRCPCASEECLTAPPLRTMGEGHLVRCWNPLA